A stretch of the Argentina anserina chromosome 6, drPotAnse1.1, whole genome shotgun sequence genome encodes the following:
- the LOC126799979 gene encoding palmitoyl-monogalactosyldiacylglycerol delta-7 desaturase, chloroplastic, which produces MDLITSSPSNLKTHHYFNLHRSFRRSVSPLLGLRPLPQSSKVLNIVHCSSKQSEPNKCLSSTNLSTHFLSNSSINLPSITTNAALAESTEPEPETEQEKYNRILLSDVIVKRPRHVFKGRKWSTKDLATAAVVVGMHVLSLLAPFQFNWRALWVAVSLYVVTGLFGITLSYHRNLSHRSFKIPKWLEYLFAYCGAQALQGSPIDWVCTHRYHHQFCDSEKDPHSPIEGFWYSHMSWLFDTSSVSERCGGLDNVGDLQKQPFYQFLKATYLAHPIALAALLYATGGFPFIVWGMGVRIIWVYHITWLVNSACHVWGERAWNTGDLSRNNWWVALLAFGEGWHNNHHAFEYSARHGLDWWQLDMTWYVVRLLQAMGLATDVKVPSELQKQRMALN; this is translated from the exons ATGGATTTGATCACATCATCACCTTCCAATCTCAAAACCCACCATTACTTCAATCTCCACCGCTCATTTCGCCGGTCAGTGAGCCCACTACTTGGTCTCCGGCCACTTCCTCAGAGCTCCAAGGTCCTCAATATTGTTCATTGCAGTTCAAAACAATCAGAACCCAATAAATGCTTATCAAGCACAAACCTTTCTACCCATTTTCTCAGCAATTCCAGTATAAACTTACCTTCAATAACCACCAATGCAGCTTTGGCAGAATCCACAGAACCCGAGCCAGAAACAGAGCAAGAAAAGTACAACAGGATTTTACTGTCTGATGTGATTGTGAAGAGGCCTAGGCATGTGTTTAAGGGCAGAAAATGGAGCACAAAGGATTTGGCCACAGCTGCTGTTGTGGTGGGGATGCATGTCCTGAGTCTTCTGGCTCCTTTTCAATTCAATTGGCGAGCTTTATGGGTGGCAGTGTCACTTTATGTTGTGACTGGTCTATTTGGTATCACTCTTTCTTATCATAGGAATCTTTCACATAGGAGTTTCAAGATTCCCAAATGGCTTGAGTACTTGTTTGCTTACTGTGGAGCTCAGGCACTTCAG GGGAGCCCAATTGATTGGGTGTGTACACACAGATACCACCACCAGTTTTGTGACTCTGAGAAAGACCCACATAGCCCAATTGAAGGATTCTGGTATAGTCACATGAGTTGGCTCTTTGATACCAGTTCCGTTTCTGAAAGG TGTGGAGGCCTAGATAATGTTGGTGATTTACAGAAGCAGCCCTTCTATCAGTTCTTAAAGGCAACTTACCTTGCTCACCCAATCGCTCTTGCTGCTCTACTATATGCAACGGGAGGGTTTCCTTTCATTGTCTGGGGAATG GGTGTGAGGATTATTTGGGTGTACCACATTACTTGGCTGGTAAACTCAGCTTGCCATGTTTGGGGAGAAAGAGCTTGGAATACTGGTGATTTGTCTAGGAACAATTG GTGGGTAGCATTACTTGCATTTGGAGAGGGATGGCATAATAATCACCATGCTTTTGAGTACTCAGCTAGACATGGCCTGGATTGGTGGCAACTTGATATGACTTGGTATGTTGTAAGATTGCTCCAAGCTATGGGATTGGCCACTGATGTGAAGGTACCATCAGAGCTACAGAAACAAAGGATGGCTTTGAACTAA